One Streptomyces sp. B21-105 genomic region harbors:
- a CDS encoding polysaccharide deacetylase family protein, with translation MPRHALAPVLFLLGSLALTGACSTGSSPADSAPSADNPSRTRGNGTGTQVDLSKLKGVNIVSDSSTDRSCPWATSYPDVPGAGAMTAAMKRDVEVRLAGFLGEDIGGPPSCGGADGSEGPELNVSFSFLVASGDVLGVRLTTVDRTSNADGIGTRTYWYDGAAKKYRPSPGLIADGSRDTFVSALKKGLEKREGVTPESVDAALGDREYRDSYLDDMAFTADGDLRVDFDRDTVGLPPAGRISVTLPRAIVTPWLSDFGSRAQAETTDPDDKLDLGGTRTPAPAVAAQPDPGEDTTDCSKAKCIALTFDDGPAAPETGTLLKNLAQYKARATFFVVGQNVATHPDIVRAEMKSGHEVANHSWNHPVLTNLTPAQIRSQLERTTTAIKDATGKEPTLFRPPYGAIDDEVKAATSLSPVLWDMDTLDWKTHDPAKVARTVISQAEPNDVVLIHDIHPTSVAAVPEILRTLTARGYHFVTVSHLRATL, from the coding sequence ATGCCTCGACACGCCCTCGCCCCCGTGCTTTTCCTGCTCGGCTCGCTCGCCCTCACGGGCGCCTGCTCCACCGGCTCCTCCCCGGCGGACTCCGCGCCCTCCGCGGACAACCCGTCCCGGACCCGAGGCAACGGCACCGGCACCCAGGTCGACCTGAGCAAGCTCAAGGGCGTGAACATCGTCAGCGACAGCAGCACCGACCGTTCGTGCCCCTGGGCTACGAGCTACCCGGACGTCCCCGGCGCCGGGGCGATGACGGCCGCGATGAAAAGGGACGTGGAGGTGCGCCTCGCGGGCTTCCTCGGCGAGGACATCGGCGGCCCGCCGAGCTGCGGCGGCGCGGACGGGTCGGAGGGCCCCGAGCTGAACGTCAGCTTCTCGTTCCTCGTGGCCTCCGGCGACGTGCTGGGCGTCCGGCTGACGACAGTCGACCGTACGTCGAACGCGGACGGCATAGGCACCAGGACGTACTGGTACGACGGCGCCGCCAAGAAGTACCGGCCCTCCCCCGGGCTCATCGCGGACGGTTCCCGTGACACCTTCGTCTCGGCCCTGAAGAAGGGCCTGGAGAAGCGGGAAGGGGTCACTCCCGAGAGCGTCGACGCGGCGCTCGGCGACCGGGAGTACCGGGACTCCTACCTGGACGACATGGCCTTCACCGCCGACGGAGATCTGAGGGTGGACTTCGACCGGGACACGGTCGGCCTCCCCCCTGCCGGCCGCATCTCTGTCACCCTCCCCAGGGCGATCGTCACCCCGTGGCTGTCCGACTTCGGCAGCCGCGCCCAGGCGGAGACCACCGACCCGGACGACAAGCTCGACCTCGGTGGCACCCGCACACCCGCCCCGGCCGTCGCCGCCCAGCCGGACCCGGGCGAGGACACCACGGACTGCTCCAAGGCCAAGTGCATCGCCCTGACCTTCGACGACGGCCCCGCCGCCCCCGAGACGGGAACGCTGCTCAAAAACCTCGCCCAGTACAAGGCGCGCGCCACCTTCTTCGTCGTCGGCCAGAACGTCGCCACCCACCCGGACATCGTCCGCGCCGAGATGAAGTCCGGCCACGAGGTCGCCAACCACTCCTGGAACCACCCGGTCCTCACCAATCTCACCCCAGCCCAGATCCGCTCCCAGCTGGAGCGCACCACCACGGCGATCAAGGACGCGACCGGCAAGGAGCCGACACTGTTCCGCCCGCCGTACGGCGCGATCGACGACGAGGTCAAGGCGGCCACCAGCCTCTCCCCCGTCCTGTGGGACATGGACACCCTGGACTGGAAGACCCACGACCCGGCCAAGGTCGCCCGGACCGTCATCTCCCAGGCCGAACCCAACGACGTCGTCCTGATCCACGACATCCACCCCACCTCGGTCGCCGCCGTCCCCGAGATCCTGCGCACCCTCACCGCCCGCGGCTACCACTTCGTCACCGTCAGCCACCTGCGCGCAACCCTTTGA
- a CDS encoding RICIN domain-containing protein, whose amino-acid sequence MAGYYSTANGAAVQQWTCHGGTNQRFKLSTVTALGNSHDHQLVAVNSSECVDVSTISTAPRTLIHQWTCDTGSTLTTKKNKIWRLTGKD is encoded by the coding sequence ATCGCCGGTTACTACTCCACCGCCAACGGCGCCGCCGTCCAGCAGTGGACCTGCCACGGGGGCACCAACCAGCGGTTCAAGCTGAGCACGGTGACCGCGCTCGGCAACAGCCACGACCACCAGCTCGTCGCCGTGAACAGCAGCGAGTGCGTCGACGTCAGCACCATCTCCACCGCGCCCCGCACCCTCATCCACCAATGGACATGCGACACCGGCAGCACCCTGACCACCAAGAAGAACAAGATCTGGCGGCTCACCGGCAAGGACTGA
- the panD gene encoding aspartate 1-decarboxylase, translating into MLRTMFKSKIHRATVTQADLHYVGSVTIDADLLDAADLLPGELVHIVDIANGARLETYVIEGERGSGVVGINGAAAHLVHPGDLVIIISYAQVTDAEARALEPRIVHVDGDNRIVALGADPSEPVPGTDQERSPHAVSV; encoded by the coding sequence ATGTTGCGTACCATGTTCAAGTCCAAGATCCACCGTGCCACCGTCACCCAGGCCGACCTGCACTACGTGGGATCGGTGACCATCGACGCCGACCTGTTGGACGCCGCCGATCTGCTGCCGGGCGAGCTCGTGCACATCGTCGACATCGCCAACGGGGCGCGGCTGGAGACGTACGTCATCGAAGGGGAGCGCGGCTCCGGTGTCGTCGGCATCAACGGCGCCGCCGCGCATCTCGTGCACCCCGGTGACCTGGTGATCATCATCAGTTACGCTCAGGTGACCGACGCCGAGGCGCGGGCACTGGAGCCGCGGATCGTGCACGTGGACGGTGACAACCGGATCGTGGCCCTGGGGGCCGACCCCTCGGAGCCGGTACCGGGCACCGACCAGGAGCGCAGCCCGCACGCGGTGTCGGTCTGA